Proteins encoded by one window of Xyrauchen texanus isolate HMW12.3.18 chromosome 24, RBS_HiC_50CHRs, whole genome shotgun sequence:
- the LOC127617967 gene encoding COMM domain-containing protein 8-like, with amino-acid sequence MITLLVKLPPEQCPKLLHRVVDGLCCRSGPRRIDYGDRWSLTEWMELMDSLSSLIRFAVGRACSDQEVQQLLSDLDTARAEAVLQCVHSRFDELRHALVDRTNAISSTQLQDFNWQLKLALSSDKLSALNTPLLNLSLELKENGIQRSVNMEMNKEELQTLISALEAANKVVLQLK; translated from the exons ATGATAACATTGCTTGTCAAATTGCCGCCTGAACAATGTCCTAAA CTCTTGCACAGGGTCGTGGATGGATTGTGCTGCAGGAGTGGTCCAAGGCGAATAGATTATGGTGACAGGTGGAGTCTGACAGAATGGATGGAGTTAATGGACAGTCTCTCCTCTCTCATCCGTTTTGCTGTAGGGAGGGCGTGCTCAGATCAAGAG gttcaGCAACTGCTGAGTGATTTGGACACTGCGCGTGCAGAGGCCGTTCTGCAGTGTGTGCACTCCAGGTTTGATGAGCTCAGACATGCTTTGGTAGACAGAACCAATGCCATCTCTAGCACTCAGCTACAGGACTTCAACTGGCAGTTAAAG CTTGCATTATCTAGCGATAAGCTGTCAGCTTTGAATACTCCTCTGCTAAATCTCAGTCTGGAACTAAAAGAGAATGGAATTCAGAGATCTGTAAACATGGAAATGAACAAAGAGGAGCTACAAACACTCATCAGTGCACTAGAAGCAGCCAATAAG